One Pantoea eucalypti genomic region harbors:
- the thiB gene encoding thiamine ABC transporter substrate binding subunit yields MLNKVLPVLLLLSAPVLAAKPVLTVYTYDSFSADWGPGPAVKKAFEAQCDCELKFVTLEDGVSLLNRVRMEGKNSKADVVLGLDNNLVQAAQKTGLFAESQVDTSTLKLPDGWHNTTFVPFDYGYFAFVYDKTRLKNPPKSLKELVDSPEKWRVIYEDPRTSTPGLGLLLWMQKVYGDQAPQAWQKLAQKTVTVTKGWSEAYGLFLKGEGDLVLSYTTSPAYHIIEEKKENYAAAAFAEGHYLQVEVAAQLASSKQPALAQQFMKFMVSPDFQRTIPTGNWMYPVIDTPLPAGFAALNVPSTALQFSPEEVASQRSGWISQWQRAVSR; encoded by the coding sequence GTGTTAAACAAAGTTCTGCCGGTGCTGCTGTTACTCTCCGCCCCCGTTCTGGCGGCTAAGCCGGTTCTCACGGTCTACACCTACGACTCCTTCTCCGCCGACTGGGGCCCTGGCCCGGCGGTTAAAAAAGCCTTTGAAGCACAGTGCGACTGCGAGCTGAAATTCGTCACGCTGGAAGATGGCGTGTCGCTGCTGAACCGCGTGCGGATGGAAGGCAAAAACAGTAAAGCCGATGTGGTGCTGGGGCTGGATAACAATCTGGTGCAGGCCGCGCAGAAAACAGGTCTGTTTGCCGAAAGTCAGGTCGACACATCGACATTAAAACTGCCCGATGGCTGGCACAACACCACCTTCGTGCCGTTCGATTATGGCTACTTCGCGTTTGTCTATGACAAAACCCGGCTGAAAAATCCGCCAAAAAGCCTGAAAGAGCTGGTCGACAGCCCGGAGAAGTGGCGGGTGATCTACGAAGATCCCCGCACCAGCACGCCCGGCTTAGGTCTGCTGCTCTGGATGCAGAAAGTCTATGGCGATCAGGCGCCGCAGGCGTGGCAGAAACTGGCGCAGAAAACCGTGACGGTCACCAAAGGCTGGAGTGAAGCCTATGGCCTGTTCCTCAAGGGCGAAGGGGATCTGGTGCTGAGTTACACCACCTCACCGGCTTACCACATCATTGAAGAGAAAAAAGAGAACTATGCCGCGGCGGCCTTTGCAGAGGGTCATTATCTGCAGGTCGAAGTTGCCGCGCAGCTAGCCAGCAGCAAACAGCCGGCACTGGCACAGCAGTTCATGAAATTTATGGTTTCGCCTGACTTCCAGCGCACTATCCCCACCGGCAACTGGATGTACCCGGTGATCGACACGCCGCTGCCTGCCGGTTTCGCGGCGCTCAACGTGCCTTCCACTGCTCTGCAGTTCTCGCCAGAAGAGGTTGCCAGCCAGCGTTCGGGCTGGATTAGCCAGTGGCAACGCGCCGTCAGTCGCTGA
- the leuB gene encoding 3-isopropylmalate dehydrogenase codes for MSSSSHIAVLPGDGIGPEVMAQAMKVLDAIRQRFDMQITTQEYAVGGIAIDQHGEPLPPATVAGCEQADAILFGSVGGPKWEHLPPASQPERGALLPLRKHFKLFSNLRPAALYSGLEAFCPLRADIAAKGFDILCVRELTGGIYFGQPKGREGSGPEERAFDTEVYHRFEIERIARIAFESARKRRNKVTSVDKANVLQTSVMWREIVNEVAKEYPDVQLSHIYIDNATMQLIKDPSQFDVLLCSNLFGDILSDECAMITGSMGMLPSASLNEAGFGLFEPAGGSAPDIAGQNIANPVAQILSLSLLLRYSLNADAAADSIERAISRALEQGYRTKDLAGDGPAVSTDEMGSIIARFIAEEK; via the coding sequence ATGTCCAGTTCATCTCATATCGCAGTTTTACCCGGTGATGGTATCGGCCCGGAAGTGATGGCGCAGGCGATGAAGGTGCTTGATGCCATTCGTCAGCGCTTTGATATGCAGATCACTACTCAGGAATATGCGGTCGGCGGCATCGCTATCGATCAGCATGGAGAGCCTCTGCCACCGGCAACGGTTGCAGGCTGCGAGCAGGCCGACGCGATCCTGTTTGGTTCCGTTGGCGGTCCGAAGTGGGAGCACTTACCGCCCGCATCACAGCCGGAGCGCGGTGCGCTACTGCCGCTGCGCAAACATTTTAAGCTGTTCAGTAACCTGCGTCCGGCGGCGCTCTACAGCGGTCTGGAAGCATTTTGCCCGTTGCGCGCCGACATCGCAGCTAAAGGCTTCGACATTCTGTGCGTGCGTGAACTGACTGGCGGCATCTATTTTGGTCAGCCAAAAGGACGTGAAGGCAGCGGCCCGGAAGAGCGTGCTTTTGATACCGAGGTCTATCACCGTTTCGAAATCGAGCGCATTGCCCGTATCGCGTTTGAATCGGCGCGCAAACGTCGCAACAAAGTCACCTCGGTTGATAAAGCTAACGTGCTGCAGACCTCGGTGATGTGGCGCGAAATCGTCAACGAAGTGGCTAAAGAGTACCCGGACGTGCAACTGAGCCACATCTACATCGACAACGCGACCATGCAGTTGATCAAAGACCCGTCGCAGTTTGACGTGCTGCTCTGCTCCAACCTGTTTGGTGACATTCTGTCTGATGAGTGTGCCATGATCACCGGCTCGATGGGTATGCTGCCGTCAGCCAGCCTGAATGAAGCGGGCTTTGGCCTGTTCGAACCGGCGGGGGGATCAGCGCCGGATATCGCCGGACAGAATATTGCCAACCCGGTCGCCCAGATTCTGTCGCTGTCATTGCTGCTGCGTTACAGCCTGAATGCCGATGCGGCAGCCGACAGTATCGAACGCGCCATCAGTCGTGCACTGGAACAGGGCTACCGCACCAAAGATTTAGCCGGTGATGGCCCAGCGGTCAGCACAGATGAGATGGGCAGCATCATTGCCCGCTTTATCGCCGAGGAAAAATAA
- the leuD gene encoding 3-isopropylmalate dehydratase small subunit, with product MANKFTQHTGIVAPLDAANVDTDAIIPKQFLQKVTRTGFGQHLFHDWRFEDDAGTVPTPGFVLNKPEFKGTSILLARENFGCGSSREHAPWALTDFGFHVVIAPSFADIFYGNSFNNQLLPVKLSEEEVDELFRLVAAQPGISFTVDLEAQTVTAGDKVYSFELDSFRRHCMINGLDSIGLTLQHEASISQYEQNQPAFLR from the coding sequence ATGGCGAATAAATTTACTCAGCATACTGGTATTGTTGCGCCGCTGGATGCCGCGAACGTTGATACGGACGCAATCATTCCCAAGCAGTTTTTGCAGAAGGTGACCCGCACCGGTTTCGGTCAGCACCTGTTCCACGACTGGCGCTTTGAAGATGATGCCGGTACGGTGCCGACGCCCGGTTTTGTGCTGAACAAGCCGGAGTTCAAAGGCACCAGCATTCTGCTGGCACGCGAGAACTTTGGCTGCGGCTCCTCACGTGAGCATGCCCCCTGGGCATTGACCGATTTCGGTTTTCACGTGGTGATTGCGCCGAGCTTCGCGGATATCTTTTATGGCAACAGCTTCAATAACCAGCTGCTGCCGGTGAAATTAAGCGAAGAGGAAGTGGATGAGCTGTTCAGACTGGTTGCAGCCCAGCCAGGCATCAGCTTCACAGTCGATCTGGAAGCACAGACGGTGACGGCAGGCGACAAAGTCTATTCGTTTGAACTCGATAGCTTCCGTCGCCACTGCATGATTAATGGCCTCGACAGCATCGGCCTGACGCTGCAGCATGAAGCGTCGATTTCGCAGTATGAGCAGAATCAGCCCGCCTTCCTGCGCTGA
- the leuA gene encoding 2-isopropylmalate synthase, with translation MSQQVIIFDTTLRDGEQALQASLSVKEKLQIALALERMGVDVMEVGFPVSSPGDFESVQTIARTIKNSRVCGLARCVEKDIDAAYESLRVAEAFRIHTFIATSPMHIATKLRSTLPEVIERAVHMVKRARNYTSDVEFSCEDGGRTPIDDLCRMVEATINAGATTINIPDTVGYTLPGEYAHIISELMNRVPNIDKAIISVHTHDDLGMASGNALAAVQAGARQVEGTMNGLGERAGNCALEEVIMAIKTRQQIMNVHTNINHQEIYRTSQMVSQICNMPIPANKAVVGSNAFAHSSGIHQDGVLKNRENYEILTPESIGLHKIQLNLTSRSGRAAVKHRMEEMGYAEQDYNLDTLYDAFLKLADKKGQVFDYDLEALAFINKQNEEPEHFQLHEFNVQTGSSMTATASVNLGCGDVAKSDAATGNGPVDAVYQAINRITQFDAELVNYKLTAKGHGENALGQVDIVVSYNGRKFHGIGLATDIVESSAKAMVNALNNIWRARQVEQELQRKFKDQKETV, from the coding sequence ATGAGCCAGCAAGTCATTATTTTCGATACCACTCTGCGCGACGGTGAGCAGGCATTACAGGCCAGCCTGAGTGTGAAAGAAAAATTGCAGATTGCGTTAGCGCTGGAGCGCATGGGCGTGGATGTGATGGAAGTCGGTTTCCCGGTCTCCTCACCGGGCGACTTTGAGTCTGTTCAGACCATTGCGCGCACCATCAAAAACAGCCGCGTCTGCGGACTGGCGCGCTGTGTAGAAAAAGATATCGACGCAGCTTATGAGTCACTGCGCGTTGCCGAAGCCTTCCGTATTCATACCTTCATCGCCACTTCCCCAATGCACATCGCAACCAAACTGCGCAGCACGCTGCCAGAAGTGATTGAGCGTGCGGTACATATGGTGAAGCGTGCGCGTAACTACACCAGTGACGTTGAGTTCTCCTGTGAAGATGGCGGCCGTACCCCGATTGATGACCTGTGCCGTATGGTGGAAGCCACGATTAACGCCGGTGCGACCACCATCAACATCCCGGATACCGTTGGTTACACCCTGCCAGGCGAATATGCGCACATCATCAGTGAACTGATGAACCGCGTTCCTAACATCGATAAAGCGATTATCTCTGTGCATACCCACGATGACCTGGGTATGGCATCCGGTAATGCCCTGGCTGCCGTCCAGGCAGGCGCGCGTCAGGTTGAAGGCACGATGAATGGTCTGGGTGAACGTGCCGGTAACTGTGCGCTGGAAGAGGTGATCATGGCGATTAAAACCCGCCAGCAGATCATGAACGTACACACCAATATCAATCATCAGGAAATTTACCGTACCAGCCAGATGGTCAGCCAGATCTGCAACATGCCGATCCCAGCGAATAAAGCCGTGGTCGGCTCCAATGCTTTCGCCCACTCTTCCGGTATTCATCAGGATGGCGTGCTGAAGAATCGCGAGAACTACGAAATCCTGACGCCGGAATCGATCGGCTTACATAAAATTCAGCTCAATCTGACTTCTCGTTCCGGCCGTGCGGCGGTAAAACATCGTATGGAAGAGATGGGTTATGCCGAGCAGGATTACAATCTGGATACGCTGTATGACGCTTTCCTGAAGCTGGCCGACAAAAAAGGTCAGGTCTTTGATTACGACCTGGAAGCGCTGGCCTTCATCAACAAACAGAATGAAGAGCCGGAGCATTTCCAGCTGCACGAATTTAACGTCCAGACCGGTTCCAGCATGACTGCCACCGCCTCGGTTAATCTGGGTTGCGGCGATGTTGCTAAATCTGATGCGGCTACCGGTAACGGCCCGGTTGACGCGGTTTACCAGGCGATTAACCGCATTACCCAGTTTGACGCTGAGCTGGTTAACTACAAACTGACCGCTAAAGGCCACGGCGAGAATGCGCTGGGCCAGGTCGATATCGTCGTAAGCTACAACGGCCGCAAATTCCACGGAATTGGTCTGGCGACCGATATTGTGGAGTCCTCCGCTAAAGCGATGGTCAACGCCCTGAACAATATCTGGCGTGCCCGTCAGGTTGAACAAGAATTGCAGCGCAAATTTAAAGACCAGAAGGAAACCGTATAA
- the leuC gene encoding 3-isopropylmalate dehydratase large subunit, protein MKTLYQKLFDAHVVHEAPNETPLLYIDRHLIHEVTSPQAFDGLRAHGRKVRQPGKTFATMDHNVSTQTKDINASGEMARIQMQELMKNCEEFGVQLYDLNHPFQGIVHVIGPEQGMTLPGMTIVCGDSHTATHGAFGSLAFGIGTSEVEHVFATQTLKQGRAKTMKIEVLGQASTGITAKDIVLAIIGKTGSAGGTGYVVEFCGPAIQALSMEGRMTLCNMAIEMGAKAGLVAPDDTTFNYLKGRQFSPQGEKWEQAVEYWRTLKSDAGAKYDAVVTLHAEEIAPQVTWGTNPGQVIAVDQVIPNPASFADPVERASAEKALAYMNLQPGIRLTDVAIDKVFIGSCTNSRIEDLRAAAAIAKGRKVAPGVVAMVVPGSGPVKAQAEAEGLDKIFLEAGFEWRLPGCSMCLAMNNDRLNPGERCASTSNRNFEGRQGRGGRTHLVSPAMAAAAAVTGHFADIRELTTGA, encoded by the coding sequence ATGAAAACCTTATACCAGAAGTTATTTGATGCACATGTCGTCCACGAAGCGCCAAACGAAACGCCGTTACTCTACATCGATCGTCACCTGATCCATGAAGTGACCTCGCCCCAGGCCTTTGATGGCCTGCGCGCACACGGACGTAAAGTCCGTCAGCCGGGCAAAACCTTTGCCACGATGGATCACAACGTCTCTACCCAGACCAAAGATATCAATGCGTCGGGCGAGATGGCGCGTATTCAGATGCAGGAGCTGATGAAGAACTGCGAAGAATTTGGCGTACAGCTGTATGACCTGAATCACCCATTCCAGGGCATCGTCCACGTTATCGGTCCTGAGCAGGGTATGACGCTGCCGGGCATGACCATTGTGTGCGGCGACTCGCACACCGCCACCCACGGCGCGTTCGGCTCGCTGGCGTTTGGTATCGGCACCTCTGAAGTGGAACATGTATTTGCCACTCAGACCCTGAAACAGGGTCGGGCGAAAACCATGAAGATTGAAGTACTGGGCCAGGCGTCCACCGGCATTACCGCCAAAGATATCGTGCTGGCGATCATCGGTAAAACCGGCAGCGCAGGCGGTACTGGTTATGTGGTTGAATTCTGCGGCCCGGCCATTCAGGCGCTGAGCATGGAAGGTCGTATGACCCTGTGCAACATGGCGATTGAGATGGGCGCGAAAGCGGGCCTGGTAGCACCGGATGACACTACTTTCAACTACCTGAAAGGTCGTCAGTTCTCCCCACAGGGCGAGAAATGGGAGCAGGCAGTGGAATACTGGCGCACCCTGAAGTCTGACGCAGGCGCGAAGTATGATGCGGTGGTCACGCTGCATGCCGAAGAGATCGCACCGCAGGTCACCTGGGGCACCAACCCGGGTCAGGTGATTGCCGTTGATCAGGTGATCCCGAATCCGGCCTCGTTCGCCGATCCGGTTGAGCGCGCCTCAGCGGAAAAAGCGCTGGCCTACATGAACCTGCAACCGGGCATCAGACTGACCGATGTTGCGATTGATAAAGTGTTTATCGGCTCCTGCACCAACTCACGCATTGAAGATCTGCGTGCCGCCGCCGCCATCGCTAAAGGCCGCAAAGTGGCACCTGGCGTGGTTGCCATGGTGGTACCAGGTTCCGGCCCGGTAAAAGCGCAGGCTGAAGCGGAAGGTCTGGATAAAATCTTCCTGGAAGCGGGCTTTGAATGGCGTCTGCCAGGCTGCTCAATGTGTCTGGCGATGAACAATGATCGTCTGAATCCGGGCGAGCGTTGCGCCTCTACCAGCAACCGTAACTTTGAAGGCCGTCAGGGCCGTGGTGGACGTACCCATCTGGTCAGCCCGGCGATGGCCGCGGCGGCTGCCGTGACTGGCCACTTTGCCGACATCCGTGAACTGACGACAGGAGCTTAA
- a CDS encoding MFS transporter, whose translation MKSLLTRQRRINPVYLAFMVASFMLGIAGALQAPTLSLFLTREVQARPFWVGLFFTINAVAGIVVSMLVAKRSDSVGDRRHIILFCCLMALVNALLFAFTRDYLTLLTLGVLLSALASVSMPQLFALAREYADQSAREAVMFSSVMRAQLSLAWVIGPPLSFALALNYGFVTLFMVAAVLFLLCILLVWFTLPSVPRSQPLMQSGGLPLSGWRDRDVRLLFLASVAMWTCNTMYIIDMPLYISTTLGLPEKLAGLLMGTAAGLEIPVMLLAGHYARRIGKRRLMLIAVAAGVLFYLGLVLFNSRTSLMVLQLFNAVFVGIIAGIGMLWFQDLMPGRPGAATTMFTNSISTGMILAGVIQGTLSERLGHEAVYWLAFGLGIVALVMSARVRDV comes from the coding sequence ATGAAATCGCTGTTAACGCGGCAGCGCCGCATCAACCCGGTTTACCTCGCTTTTATGGTCGCCTCGTTCATGCTGGGCATCGCGGGTGCTCTGCAGGCACCGACGCTCAGCCTGTTTCTGACGCGCGAGGTACAGGCGCGGCCCTTCTGGGTCGGGCTGTTTTTCACCATTAATGCGGTGGCCGGTATCGTAGTGAGTATGCTGGTGGCAAAGCGCTCAGACAGCGTCGGCGATCGTCGTCATATCATTCTTTTCTGCTGCCTGATGGCGCTGGTGAATGCGCTACTGTTTGCCTTTACCCGCGACTATCTGACTCTGCTGACACTGGGTGTACTGCTGTCAGCGCTGGCCAGTGTTTCTATGCCGCAGCTGTTTGCGCTGGCACGAGAGTATGCCGATCAGTCGGCGCGTGAAGCAGTGATGTTCAGTTCTGTGATGCGTGCGCAGCTGTCGCTGGCGTGGGTGATCGGGCCGCCGTTATCGTTCGCGCTGGCGCTGAACTACGGCTTTGTGACGCTGTTTATGGTGGCCGCGGTGCTGTTTCTGCTCTGCATTCTGCTGGTCTGGTTTACCCTGCCGTCGGTGCCACGTTCGCAACCACTGATGCAAAGCGGCGGGCTGCCGTTGAGCGGCTGGCGCGATCGCGATGTGCGTTTGCTGTTCCTCGCCTCGGTGGCGATGTGGACCTGCAACACTATGTATATCATTGATATGCCGCTCTATATCAGCACCACGCTGGGTCTGCCGGAGAAACTGGCCGGTCTGCTGATGGGAACGGCGGCCGGGTTGGAAATCCCGGTGATGCTGCTGGCGGGCCATTACGCGCGTCGCATCGGCAAGCGGCGGTTAATGCTGATCGCGGTGGCGGCGGGCGTCCTGTTTTATCTGGGGCTGGTGCTCTTCAATTCCCGCACCTCGCTGATGGTGTTACAGCTGTTTAATGCGGTGTTTGTCGGGATTATTGCTGGCATAGGGATGTTGTGGTTCCAGGATCTGATGCCAGGACGGCCGGGTGCGGCGACCACGATGTTCACCAATTCGATTTCGACCGGCATGATTCTGGCGGGTGTTATTCAGGGGACGCTGAGTGAGCGGCTGGGACATGAGGCGGTTTACTGGCTGGCATTCGGGCTGGGGATAGTGGCGCTGGTGATGTCGGCGCGGGTGCGCGACGTATAA
- the sgrR gene encoding HTH-type transcriptional regulator SgrR: MSSSRLKQQFIRLWQSCQGQTQEITLSELADLLHCSRRHMRNLLNRMQAAGWLTWQAEAGRGKRSQLIFCYTGLALQQQRAEDLLEQDRIDQLVQLVGDKNQVRQMISAHLGRSFRQGKHILRVLYYRPLLNLLPGSPLRRSETHIARQIFNGLTRINEENGEIEPDIAHHWQQTSPLHWRFFLRPAIRFHHGRELEMEDVLATLERQRPHPLFSHIAQIDSPAPWTLDIRLSQPDEGLPWLLGSVSAMILPREWPTLHDFARQPVGTGPYRVIRNQESQLKIEAFDDYFGFRALIDDVSIWVLPDISDELVYAGVRLQGGSTDEVQEESRLEEGCYYLLFDQRSEQGRNEAVRRWVSYLFNPIALLNHAGVGYQRYWFPAYGLLPRWHHRRDLTPVEKPPDLTHLTLTWYSQHVEHEGIANALRPLLAEHGVTLETREISYESWYQGETESDIWLGSVNFTLPLNYSLFAQLYEIPLLHHCLAIDWHGDAARWREKALPLAEWSKQLVDEAGLHPLFHHWLLLEGQRSMRGVRMNTLGWFDFKSAWFAPPAL; the protein is encoded by the coding sequence ATGTCCTCATCACGTCTGAAGCAGCAGTTCATCCGCCTGTGGCAGAGTTGTCAGGGCCAGACGCAGGAGATTACGCTCAGCGAACTGGCTGATCTGCTGCACTGCTCGCGCCGCCATATGCGCAATCTGCTCAACCGGATGCAGGCCGCAGGCTGGCTGACCTGGCAGGCTGAAGCCGGACGCGGCAAGCGATCGCAGCTTATCTTCTGCTACACGGGCCTGGCCCTGCAGCAGCAGCGTGCCGAGGATTTGCTGGAACAGGACCGCATCGATCAGCTGGTCCAGCTGGTAGGCGATAAAAACCAGGTGCGGCAGATGATCAGCGCGCACCTGGGGCGCAGTTTCCGGCAGGGCAAGCATATCCTGCGGGTGCTCTACTATCGTCCGCTGCTCAACCTTTTGCCCGGCTCGCCGCTGCGGCGCTCGGAAACCCACATTGCCCGACAGATTTTCAACGGTCTGACGCGGATAAATGAGGAAAACGGGGAAATCGAACCCGATATTGCGCACCACTGGCAGCAGACGTCTCCACTTCACTGGCGCTTCTTCCTGCGTCCGGCGATTCGCTTCCATCACGGCAGAGAACTGGAGATGGAGGATGTGCTCGCCACGCTGGAGCGTCAGCGCCCCCATCCGCTCTTTTCCCATATTGCGCAAATCGACTCACCTGCCCCCTGGACGCTGGATATCCGTTTAAGCCAGCCCGACGAGGGCTTGCCCTGGCTGCTGGGCAGCGTCAGTGCGATGATCCTGCCGCGCGAATGGCCGACGCTTCACGACTTTGCTCGCCAGCCAGTTGGCACCGGTCCTTACCGGGTGATCCGCAATCAGGAGAGCCAGCTGAAGATCGAAGCGTTTGATGACTACTTCGGTTTTCGCGCGCTGATTGATGATGTCTCTATCTGGGTACTGCCCGACATCAGCGATGAGCTGGTCTATGCGGGTGTCCGTCTGCAGGGCGGCAGCACCGATGAAGTTCAGGAGGAGAGCCGCCTTGAAGAGGGCTGCTACTATCTTTTGTTCGACCAGCGTTCAGAGCAGGGTCGCAACGAAGCGGTCCGGCGCTGGGTCAGCTACCTGTTTAACCCCATCGCCCTGCTCAATCACGCTGGTGTCGGCTATCAGCGCTACTGGTTTCCGGCGTATGGTCTGCTGCCACGCTGGCATCATCGCCGTGACCTGACGCCAGTAGAAAAACCGCCCGACTTAACCCATCTGACGCTGACCTGGTACAGCCAGCACGTGGAGCATGAAGGCATCGCGAATGCGCTGCGTCCGCTGCTGGCAGAGCATGGCGTCACGCTGGAGACCCGTGAGATCAGCTACGAAAGCTGGTATCAGGGCGAAACGGAAAGTGATATCTGGTTGGGAAGCGTGAACTTTACCCTGCCGCTGAATTATTCGCTGTTCGCACAGCTTTATGAGATCCCGCTGCTGCATCACTGCCTTGCTATCGACTGGCACGGCGATGCGGCCCGCTGGCGCGAGAAAGCGCTGCCGCTGGCCGAATGGAGCAAACAGCTGGTCGACGAAGCCGGCCTGCATCCGCTGTTTCATCACTGGCTGTTGCTTGAAGGGCAGCGCAGTATGCGCGGCGTCCGGATGAATACGCTGGGCTGGTTTGATTTTAAATCGGCCTGGTTCGCCCCACCCGCGCTGTGA
- the leuL gene encoding leu operon leader peptide produces MFRSVRLLGLLLNALSLRGRLVGGIKH; encoded by the coding sequence ATGTTTCGTTCTGTTCGCCTTCTCGGTCTACTACTAAACGCACTCAGCTTGCGCGGTAGACTTGTGGGCGGAATCAAACACTGA